One stretch of candidate division WOR-3 bacterium DNA includes these proteins:
- the cmr3 gene encoding type III-B CRISPR module-associated protein Cmr3, with protein sequence MVKFSITPFDVLFFGRGKPFNLSVQEASSIFPPLPTTLAGAISAKIEQEKGKDASKIIKTFYGPFLEIEEKILFPKPLDILSEKKKEGGEITGVELLEERNFKLIKPFYSDLKEELKSLLWERKRNKEFEVFEGFISLEGLRKWLNNQEVNREDLFSLKDVFDFEHRIGIHMDYSKNVTREEDALYRIDFVRLKKGVKIVFFVEFDVDNYNIFRTEDEVYDFFENNNVKVLKLGGEMRNVTYKCEKGDDIIKYFIKPMVENGEKIKILYLTQGVSEEEESYERISGVVKVANLGRRTKQYGKGLMKGIKEGSIIYAKVKDKDKLEKDIWLKPDNGEFIGFNLRIYAKI encoded by the coding sequence ATGGTCAAGTTTAGCATCACTCCTTTTGATGTTTTATTTTTTGGTCGTGGAAAACCTTTCAATCTCTCGGTTCAGGAGGCAAGTTCTATTTTTCCGCCTTTGCCCACCACTTTAGCAGGAGCGATTAGCGCCAAGATTGAACAGGAGAAAGGAAAGGATGCTTCGAAAATCATAAAAACCTTTTATGGTCCCTTTTTAGAAATAGAAGAAAAGATTTTGTTCCCAAAACCTTTGGATATTCTTTCGGAAAAGAAGAAAGAGGGTGGTGAGATAACAGGAGTGGAATTATTGGAGGAAAGAAATTTCAAGTTGATTAAGCCATTTTATAGTGATTTAAAAGAAGAATTAAAAAGTCTTTTGTGGGAAAGGAAAAGAAATAAAGAGTTTGAGGTTTTTGAGGGTTTTATCAGTTTAGAAGGATTACGAAAATGGTTAAACAATCAAGAGGTTAATAGAGAGGATTTATTTTCTCTAAAAGATGTTTTTGATTTTGAGCATCGGATAGGAATTCATATGGACTATTCTAAAAATGTTACCAGAGAGGAAGATGCTTTATATCGGATTGATTTTGTCCGCTTAAAAAAAGGTGTGAAGATAGTATTTTTTGTCGAGTTTGATGTAGATAATTATAATATTTTTAGAACAGAAGATGAGGTTTATGATTTTTTTGAGAATAATAATGTGAAAGTTTTAAAACTTGGTGGTGAGATGCGCAACGTAACTTACAAATGTGAAAAAGGAGATGATATTATAAAGTATTTTATTAAACCGATGGTTGAAAATGGTGAGAAAATAAAAATTCTTTATTTAACTCAGGGAGTTTCAGAAGAAGAGGAGTCCTATGAGAGAATTAGTGGGGTGGTAAAAGTGGCAAATTTAGGAAGGCGCACCAAACAGTATGGCAAAGGTCTTATGAAAGGGATAAAAGAAGGAAGTATAATTTACGCAAAAGTGAAAGATAAAGATAAATTAGAAAAAGATATCTGGTTAAAACCAGATAATGGTGAATTTATTGGTTTTAATTTAAGAATTTATGCTAAAATATAA
- the cmr4 gene encoding type III-B CRISPR module RAMP protein Cmr4: protein MFKENLILTFYGLTPIHMGSGVSVSYVDNPIQREKHTDFPILAASGIKGVIRDLAERIWQDKDKVNIIFGPAPEEGGEEYASCISFTDAKILLYPVRSVRGVFAYVTCPSVLKRFKEELKSIKKDNLPNNIPDIKEESKIIISSNSELKIDSDKVALEEFVFNIDTSQNVDRLVDTLSTYLPLEIDNLKKHLAIVYDDVFRDFVKYAVEIRTRIRIDQTTGTVAEGALFTIELIPAESVFYGFLFIADPYNKSIEEINSAEKVKKELEDLFSNANIIQFGGDETLGMGLMKVKIG, encoded by the coding sequence ATGTTTAAAGAGAATTTAATTTTAACTTTTTATGGCTTAACACCAATCCATATGGGTTCAGGAGTTAGTGTTTCTTATGTTGACAATCCAATCCAGAGGGAAAAACATACTGATTTTCCCATTCTTGCTGCCAGTGGAATAAAAGGAGTGATAAGGGATTTAGCCGAGAGGATTTGGCAAGATAAAGATAAGGTAAACATAATTTTTGGACCAGCACCAGAAGAAGGCGGAGAAGAGTATGCTTCTTGTATATCTTTTACTGATGCGAAAATCTTGTTATACCCTGTTCGTTCAGTAAGGGGAGTTTTTGCTTATGTTACCTGTCCTTCTGTTTTAAAAAGGTTTAAAGAAGAATTGAAAAGTATAAAAAAAGATAATTTACCTAACAATATTCCAGATATAAAGGAAGAGAGTAAAATAATTATCTCTTCTAATTCAGAGTTAAAAATTGATAGTGATAAAGTTGCTTTAGAGGAATTTGTTTTTAACATTGATACTTCACAAAACGTTGATAGACTTGTAGATACACTTTCTACTTATTTACCTTTAGAAATAGATAATTTAAAAAAACACCTTGCTATTGTTTATGATGATGTTTTTAGAGATTTTGTAAAATATGCTGTGGAGATAAGAACAAGGATAAGGATTGACCAAACAACTGGCACAGTAGCCGAAGGTGCTTTATTTACCATTGAACTTATTCCTGCGGAAAGTGTTTTTTACGGCTTTTTATTTATAGCTGACCCATACAATAAATCGATTGAGGAGATTAATTCGGCAGAAAAAGTAAAAAAAGAATTAGAAGACCTATTTTCCAATGCCAATATTATCCAATTTGGCGGCGATGAAACACTTGGGATGGGGTTAATGAAGGTGAAGATAGGATAA